From the Lathyrus oleraceus cultivar Zhongwan6 chromosome 4, CAAS_Psat_ZW6_1.0, whole genome shotgun sequence genome, one window contains:
- the LOC127135070 gene encoding uncharacterized protein LOC127135070 encodes MCVLFGGQDVLDVVNDSYMEVATNATKAQRNTNKVTRNKDQKALFYIHQCMDMNVFEKIVDSMTMKVVWDTLVRCYAGDTLVKKVKLQSLRKQYENLNMNINEKVHDYISKVILIINEMKSCGQTLTEQVIIEKKFKVKAKKQSDQKLKILRTGGGGEYKSTEFKEYSEENGIEHEVTSSYTPRHNGLTERRN; translated from the exons ATGTGTGTGTTGTTTGGAGGTCAAGATGTTCTTGATGTCGTTAATGACAGTTACATGGAGGTTGCAACAAATGCAACTAAAGCACAAAGAAACACCAATAAAGTAACTAGGAATAAGGATCAGAAGGCGTTGTTCTATATCCATCAGTGTATGGATatgaatgtgtttgagaagatcgTTGATTCAATGACGATGAAGGTTGTGTGGGACACATTGGTACGGTGTTACGCTGGTGATACATTAGTAAAGAAGGTGAAACTTCAGTCTCTAcgtaagcagtatgagaatctcaacatgaatATTAATGAGAAGGTACATGATTACATCTCCAAAGTGATTCTAATCATAAATGAGATGAAATCTTGTGGACAGACTCTCActgaacaagtaatcattgaaaag AAGTTCAAGGTGAAGGCTAAAAAACAAAGTGATCagaagttgaaaattctcagaaCTGGTGGTGGAGGTGAGTACAAATCTACAGAGTTCAAGGAATACagtgaggagaatggaattgagcatgaggttacttCTTCATACACTCCTCGGCATAATGGTCTTACTGAAAGAAGAAACTAA